In a genomic window of Lonchura striata isolate bLonStr1 chromosome 4, bLonStr1.mat, whole genome shotgun sequence:
- the NDUFC1 gene encoding NADH dehydrogenase [ubiquinone] 1 subunit C1, mitochondrial isoform X1, which yields MAAGLRAVQRWGLAAATPSLAFTRSAFVVGKQNNAQPNWLGVGLAFGTSAALWALLVKQHNEDVMEYERRKQVRGHKCTGCS from the exons ATggcggcggggctgagggcGGTGCAGCGCTGGGGGCTGGCGGCGGCAACACCTAGCCTCG CTTTTACTCGTTCTGCATTTGTTGTGGGAAAACAGAATAACGCCCAACCAAACTGGCTGGGAGTTGGCTTGGCATTTGGCACCAGTGCTGCCTTGTGGGCTCTT CTTGTCAAGCAGCATAATGAAGATGTAATGGAatatgaaagaagaaaacaagtgaGAGGACATAAGTGTACAGGATGCTCATA g
- the NDUFC1 gene encoding NADH dehydrogenase [ubiquinone] 1 subunit C1, mitochondrial isoform X2 codes for MAAGLRAVQRWGLAAATPSLAFTRSAFVVGKQNNAQPNWLGVGLAFGTSAALWALLVKQHNEDVMEYERRKQVRGHKCTGCS; via the exons ATggcggcggggctgagggcGGTGCAGCGCTGGGGGCTGGCGGCGGCAACACCTAGCCTCG CTTTTACTCGTTCTGCATTTGTTGTGGGAAAACAGAATAACGCCCAACCAAACTGGCTGGGAGTTGGCTTGGCATTTGGCACCAGTGCTGCCTTGTGGGCTCTT CTTGTCAAGCAGCATAATGAAGATGTAATGGAatatgaaagaagaaaacaagtgaGAGGACATAAGTGTACAGGATGCTCATAG